The Danio aesculapii chromosome 8, fDanAes4.1, whole genome shotgun sequence genome window below encodes:
- the LOC130234145 gene encoding uncharacterized protein LOC130234145, with protein sequence MQLLATLKPLIEAPARIAPTMKMNKVKVIGSQVLSAELVFGLLLSVAYRTCSSLAFSSEDNAGDGSAQFEVTRSLVCVWVASNLKFIFFKSNNHQLSLSAHALSRLVAFLSLLGVCREGRIQERDGRHLPMVDVAVFLFFLLNSLILLILDHSQLKGSLKRCELLTRPQRFFLQMDFFANFIFGLMWLVFPGWLLGSQIHGSEDNLHLTRAFGAMMIGDSFASFITQKQKGTNEVSVFTSRAVGTLAVVVFMLHTQITTSPWKSPQLCFCLAGVSLWAGNSILGYLSAKDTESVNDIYCRAVQRRNRILHVQ encoded by the exons ATGCAGCTCCTCGCCACACTAAAACCTCTCATTGAAGCGCCAGCTCGGATTGCACCAACCATGAAAATGAACAAGGTGAAAGTAATAGGAAGTCAAGTCCTTTCAGCCGAACTCGTGTTTGGGCTGCTGCTGAGCGTCGCGTATCGGACGTGCTCCAGTTTGGCGTTTTCCTCAGAG GACAACGCCGGCGACGGGAGCGCGCAGTTTGAGGTAACGCGCTCcctcgtgtgtgtgtgggtcGCCAGTAATCTGAAGTTCATTTTCTTCAAAAGCAACAACCATCAACTTTCTCTTTCTGCTCATGCTTTGTCAAGGCTTGTG GCTTTTCTTTCATTATTAGGAGTCTGCCGAGAGGGACGCATTCAAGAAAGAGATGGTAGACAT CTACCCATGGTGGATGTGGCGGTGTTCTTGTTCTTTCTTCTAAACAGTTTGATTCTTTTGATCTTGGATCACAGTCAGTTGAAAGGCTCTTTGAAACGATGTGAACTGCTCACCAGGCCCCAGAGGTTTTTCCTTCAAATGGATTTTTTTGCCAACTTCATTTTTGGCCTCATGTGGTTGGTTTTTCCAGGATGGCTTCTTGGGTCACag ATTCATGGATCTGAGGATAATCTTCATCTCACTCGTGCATTTGGAGCTATGATGATTGGAGACAGTTTTGCTTCCTTTATTACTCAAAAACAAAAGGGAACCAATGAGGTGTCTGTCTTTACCAGCCGAGCTGTG GGGACTTTGGCTGTTGTCGTCTTCATGCTCCACACCCAGATCACCACATCTCCGTGGAAAAGCCCACAGCTCTGTTTCTGCCTTGCAGGGGTCAGTCTCTGGGCTGGAAACTCCATCCTCGGCTATCTGAGCGCCAAAGACACTGAGTCAGTGAATGATATATACTGCCGTGCTGTACAGAGAAGGAACAGAATACTTCATGTACAATAG